The Chryseobacterium aureum genome contains a region encoding:
- a CDS encoding recombinase family protein, with protein sequence MKIGYARVSTKDQNLDLQIEALEKAGCEKIYQEKISGTTKNRPELDKMIEQFREGDELYVWRLDRLGRSLKNIIDLVLSLSDKGIIIKGISDGVDTSTMNGRLFLNLMASLSEYERELIRERTNAGLQSARARGRTGGRPKGFTKEKVSKLIIMRSLYRDNTKTPEEIYKALGLTRATFYRYAKILDSHTNEEIKEMEIKKR encoded by the coding sequence ATGAAAATAGGATACGCTCGGGTTTCAACCAAAGACCAAAATTTAGATTTACAAATTGAAGCTCTTGAAAAAGCAGGCTGCGAAAAAATTTACCAGGAGAAAATTTCTGGGACAACAAAAAATCGTCCGGAACTCGATAAGATGATTGAACAGTTTAGGGAAGGCGATGAATTGTATGTTTGGCGACTAGACCGCTTAGGGAGAAGCCTGAAAAATATTATTGACCTTGTTTTGAGCTTAAGTGATAAAGGCATTATAATAAAAGGTATAAGTGATGGGGTAGATACTTCCACCATGAACGGCCGACTTTTTTTAAATTTAATGGCTTCTTTATCTGAGTATGAACGAGAGCTGATCAGAGAGAGGACAAATGCCGGTTTACAATCTGCAAGAGCGAGGGGAAGAACCGGAGGACGACCAAAAGGATTTACAAAAGAAAAAGTGTCTAAACTTATAATTATGCGTTCATTATATAGAGATAATACTAAAACGCCTGAAGAGATTTATAAGGCATTAGGATTAACAAGAGCAACGTTTTATCGTTATGCTAAAATCCTTGATAGTCATACAAATGAAGAAATTAAGGAAATGGAAATCAAAAAAAGATAA
- a CDS encoding tetratricopeptide repeat protein encodes MNNQDVLLRNNTGSKVKASLIDGFVVRTWEFDQLKNGLFLEGKKKPKNTVIVGQRGAGKTTLVHRLRYEIQDNEVLSNKYFPIIFSEEQYGLSDLTSLWESVAINLEDNYEFKGLSKNILKIIESEKDEVHFEEKSYEYLQNILSNEGKYAILFIENVNFYLKKLSNSEKARFLKILSSNSNFVLIGTSTSVFDGVIDFQEPAFDFIHLMQLDGLTKSECEELLIKIGEQYGEAEQIKRIIANHPGRIEALRRLTGGVPRTLSYLFQIFLDNENGKAIKDLYLLIDTLTPIYKAELDQLSTQQQRVVDSIAKNWDAISVKEIAQHTRLESKNISSILIYLEKNQIIEKIKTNTKNHLYRIRERFMNIWYLMRFGRKNDQANVIWLVRFFDAWCDEAELTNRIKKHINNLKLGNYDLNAAIDMGNTFLSCENISESLKDELIKTTNSILPEKLLKNTKSNTLIKIRKLINKGELKQAAQLIEGISDRNKNFYTLAIYVYLKNEDYIKALEYAEKAWEIDDQDALTANTLAVIYDLYLEDKTKAIEYYTKSLELPHPHPYSAYRLGVMALEEKDYEVAIKYQKLAKGFTPSFLALGDIYFEMERYQEAKKYYTKALNNNVEGANTKLARVFKKLNNDKETEEALKKAVALEEDGSDINIGYFYLLKTDPDFDKAKSYFSKAIENNNLDGYDGLAQVYIRQELLDDAIHILREGIAHNHGESAHQLAHLLNRSGSYGESDEMFQKAINLGVMNLESCWARSIYYSRRVKQKSQALDLLEKVFKEDNSSTSIRTKLLYAKILLWNNKLDRSLNIIKDQIVNIDDLYDENNTNKSHKIFSDYVDYFLLLIAKDEVKVLIDFFESDNNAIDLQIVFKPIYFILMESLKEDYPNVYLKAGKELKETIQELKNEINELRNYL; translated from the coding sequence ATGAATAATCAAGATGTCTTACTAAGAAATAATACCGGTAGCAAAGTTAAAGCAAGTCTAATTGATGGATTTGTTGTAAGGACTTGGGAGTTTGACCAGCTAAAGAACGGATTATTTCTAGAGGGGAAAAAGAAACCTAAAAACACGGTTATAGTTGGCCAAAGAGGAGCGGGAAAAACGACTTTAGTACATAGATTGAGATATGAAATACAGGATAATGAGGTTTTATCCAATAAATATTTTCCTATTATATTTTCTGAAGAACAATACGGATTGTCTGACTTGACTAGCCTTTGGGAGAGTGTAGCAATAAATTTGGAAGATAATTACGAATTCAAAGGATTGTCGAAGAATATTCTTAAAATCATAGAAAGTGAAAAAGATGAAGTACATTTTGAAGAGAAATCTTATGAATATTTGCAAAACATTTTATCTAATGAGGGGAAGTATGCTATTCTATTTATTGAAAACGTCAATTTTTACCTGAAAAAATTATCAAATTCGGAAAAGGCTCGATTTTTAAAGATCTTATCTTCGAATTCAAATTTTGTATTGATTGGAACGTCGACAAGTGTTTTTGATGGAGTTATTGATTTTCAGGAGCCGGCATTTGATTTCATACATTTGATGCAGTTGGATGGGTTGACTAAAAGTGAATGTGAGGAATTATTGATAAAAATAGGGGAACAATACGGAGAGGCAGAGCAAATAAAAAGAATTATTGCAAACCATCCCGGAAGGATCGAAGCATTAAGAAGATTGACGGGTGGTGTTCCAAGGACTTTATCATATTTATTTCAAATTTTTCTGGATAATGAAAACGGAAAGGCAATTAAGGATCTGTATTTATTAATTGATACTTTGACGCCAATTTATAAGGCTGAGCTAGATCAGTTATCAACGCAGCAACAGAGGGTTGTTGATTCCATTGCTAAAAATTGGGATGCAATTTCAGTAAAGGAAATTGCTCAACATACAAGGCTTGAAAGTAAAAATATATCTTCAATTCTTATTTATCTGGAAAAAAATCAAATAATTGAAAAAATTAAAACCAATACAAAAAATCATTTATATAGAATCAGAGAGAGATTCATGAATATATGGTATCTCATGAGATTTGGCAGAAAGAATGATCAAGCGAATGTTATCTGGTTGGTGCGATTTTTTGATGCTTGGTGTGACGAGGCAGAACTTACCAATCGTATTAAAAAGCATATAAATAATTTAAAATTAGGAAACTATGATTTAAATGCGGCTATTGATATGGGGAACACTTTTCTATCTTGCGAGAATATATCTGAGTCACTTAAAGATGAACTTATTAAGACAACCAATTCAATACTTCCTGAAAAATTGCTTAAAAATACAAAGTCTAACACTTTAATAAAAATTAGAAAATTAATAAATAAGGGAGAGCTAAAGCAAGCTGCACAGCTTATAGAAGGCATATCGGATAGAAACAAAAATTTTTACACCTTAGCTATATATGTTTACTTAAAAAATGAAGATTATATTAAAGCTCTTGAATATGCAGAAAAGGCTTGGGAAATTGATGATCAGGATGCTTTAACAGCTAATACATTAGCCGTAATTTATGATTTATATCTTGAAGATAAAACAAAAGCTATTGAATATTATACGAAAAGCTTGGAGCTTCCCCATCCCCATCCTTATTCTGCATATCGATTAGGAGTTATGGCTTTAGAGGAAAAGGATTACGAGGTTGCAATAAAGTACCAGAAATTAGCTAAAGGTTTTACGCCGTCTTTTTTAGCGCTGGGGGATATTTATTTTGAAATGGAAAGATACCAGGAAGCTAAAAAATACTATACCAAGGCTTTAAACAATAATGTGGAGGGTGCCAATACCAAATTAGCTAGAGTTTTTAAAAAGCTTAATAACGATAAAGAAACAGAAGAGGCTTTAAAGAAGGCAGTTGCGTTGGAAGAGGATGGTAGTGATATTAACATCGGTTACTTTTATTTACTTAAAACTGATCCGGATTTTGATAAAGCTAAATCTTACTTTAGTAAAGCAATTGAGAATAATAATCTTGATGGATATGATGGATTGGCACAGGTTTATATTAGACAGGAACTTTTGGATGACGCGATTCATATACTAAGGGAGGGGATTGCTCACAACCATGGAGAATCAGCACACCAACTTGCGCATCTCTTAAATAGGTCTGGAAGTTACGGAGAATCTGATGAGATGTTTCAAAAAGCCATTAACCTAGGTGTTATGAATCTCGAGAGCTGTTGGGCTAGAAGTATATATTACAGCCGTAGAGTTAAGCAGAAATCACAGGCATTAGATCTTTTAGAAAAAGTGTTTAAGGAAGATAATTCCTCTACATCAATACGTACTAAGCTACTTTACGCTAAAATCCTATTATGGAATAACAAATTAGATAGGTCTTTAAATATTATTAAAGATCAAATAGTAAATATTGATGACTTATATGATGAAAATAACACGAATAAATCTCATAAAATTTTTTCTGACTATGTAGATTATTTCTTGTTGCTCATAGCCAAGGATGAAGTTAAAGTTTTGATTGACTTTTTTGAGAGTGATAATAATGCGATTGATTTACAAATTGTTTTTAAGCCAATATATTTTATATTAATGGAGAGTCTTAAAGAAGATTATCCTAATGTTTATTTAAAAGCAGGAAAGGAATTAAAAGAAACAATTCAAGAATTAAAAAATGAAATTAATGAATTAAGAAATTATCTGTAG
- a CDS encoding M23 family metallopeptidase, protein MITDINNIKSIDTEKEKERKEKKFLKKIFGGTTKTDLKNEIDSLKIMIKQRAASVSKQEIWGKTKDSIVVTHHSKMLNNNKSSKEQPVIYDLIDESREGDVKVRMPLKRKISVTSSYGARRHPLFGTTRFHNGIDMAARYENVYSVLDGTVSETGWDSRGGGNYIKIRHFNRFETSYLHLSEIYYRTGELVRAGFIIAKSGNSGNSTGPHLHFSVKEYGQSINPVHFLNDLIKVNNLIAIYNE, encoded by the coding sequence ATGATTACAGATATAAATAATATTAAAAGCATAGACACCGAAAAAGAAAAAGAGAGGAAAGAGAAAAAGTTCTTAAAAAAGATTTTCGGCGGGACTACAAAAACTGACCTGAAAAATGAAATCGATTCACTGAAAATAATGATTAAACAAAGAGCAGCATCTGTAAGCAAGCAAGAAATATGGGGAAAAACAAAAGATTCAATTGTTGTAACCCATCACAGCAAAATGTTAAACAATAATAAAAGCAGCAAAGAACAGCCTGTTATTTATGATTTGATTGATGAGTCCAGAGAGGGGGATGTGAAGGTTAGAATGCCTTTAAAACGTAAGATATCTGTTACATCATCATATGGAGCAAGGAGACATCCTCTTTTCGGAACAACCAGATTTCATAACGGAATTGATATGGCTGCCCGGTACGAGAATGTCTATTCGGTTTTGGACGGAACTGTTTCAGAAACTGGGTGGGATAGTAGGGGAGGAGGAAACTACATCAAAATAAGACACTTTAACCGTTTTGAAACATCATATCTCCATCTTTCTGAAATATATTATCGCACTGGTGAACTGGTAAGAGCTGGATTTATCATTGCCAAAAGTGGGAATTCCGGAAACTCTACAGGACCGCATTTGCACTTTTCAGTAAAAGAGTATGGACAAAGCATCAATCCCGTTCATTTTTTGAATGATTTAATAAAAGTAAATAATCTAATTGCTATATACAATGAATAA
- a CDS encoding deaminase: MKTENPNLKFYLDKKVEQLIVPEDYKLEEGAKERHRLFSLLLMSITKYYWNSNKNGKDGKYPFNPVNYGKFENNDYYGHNIASLAVDAYGEVIDFEFNHNNIFSSTTEHAEARMVKRVFSLTQINDSWKVSLEKNENENENEKNKHTFEDVVLYTTLESCSQCAGVMALARVKEIVYLQTDPGMYLIGNILRNLTRTIENVPNTGGLISPMPITGLELDLTYFEQLNTAYKIFQQKVEKTPFFEPNNPQNKKDFSPSITSFLCTDLAYQIYKDASNEFEHLTEESLKFVDYKPKDKNGIEIMNAKTNKSVLAEVKDFYQYAIKKGKRGTPHK; the protein is encoded by the coding sequence ATGAAAACAGAGAATCCAAACTTGAAATTCTACCTTGATAAAAAGGTAGAGCAATTAATTGTGCCAGAAGACTATAAATTAGAGGAAGGCGCCAAAGAAAGACATCGCCTATTTTCACTGTTACTTATGTCAATTACAAAATATTATTGGAATAGTAATAAGAATGGTAAAGATGGAAAATACCCATTTAACCCAGTTAACTATGGAAAATTTGAAAATAATGATTATTATGGACATAATATTGCATCACTTGCTGTAGATGCATATGGAGAGGTAATTGATTTCGAATTCAACCACAATAATATTTTTAGTAGTACTACGGAACATGCAGAGGCGCGAATGGTAAAGAGAGTATTTAGCTTAACTCAAATAAATGATTCCTGGAAAGTATCTTTGGAAAAAAATGAAAATGAAAATGAAAATGAAAAAAATAAGCATACTTTCGAAGATGTCGTTTTATATACAACTTTAGAATCTTGCTCACAATGTGCAGGGGTTATGGCATTAGCAAGAGTCAAGGAAATTGTTTACCTACAAACTGATCCGGGCATGTATCTTATTGGTAATATTTTGAGAAACTTAACAAGAACAATTGAAAATGTCCCTAATACGGGAGGTTTAATATCCCCTATGCCTATAACAGGTCTAGAACTAGATTTAACATATTTTGAACAATTAAATACAGCATATAAAATTTTTCAACAAAAAGTCGAAAAAACACCTTTTTTTGAACCCAATAATCCACAAAACAAGAAAGATTTCTCCCCTTCAATCACATCTTTTTTATGTACAGACCTCGCATATCAAATTTATAAAGATGCTTCAAATGAATTTGAGCATCTGACAGAAGAAAGCTTAAAATTTGTAGATTATAAACCGAAAGATAAAAATGGAATTGAGATTATGAATGCAAAAACCAACAAAAGTGTTTTAGCTGAAGTAAAGGATTTTTATCAATATGCAATAAAGAAAGGTAAAAGAGGGACTCCACATAAATAA
- a CDS encoding Eco57I restriction-modification methylase domain-containing protein, with protein sequence MPDFPREESKTFAEHNVHAKLISQLSPHQYKFTEYFEEQGISISLIHQNTSQVYYQYEGKKYLGVAMSTHSGGFEILYPDNHGLIGKPGISEIKGVKNEMVVFENALDTLSFLRLLEMENRKNTRTLVTLNSAANIDILFEEYKHFDGKVMLCMSSSSQGNDATQRILNLFKGSNVRDVRPLYSISETGNRTLNHYLRNKVNNEQKISNFDTLNISKDENTTIKSAGVSQSQQVESGISRQSVGESFEKSQPVQNRNNTSGQAVVDNNAGNGLAGAEWRDLGGEQGGRSATGPQQNDVRENEEEQHSLGRVLGSTTGIKDLDALILQYKEQKITNEQVAEVVSAACFVSDDRKILLKENLIITDDLKDICNQFKSGGTDKKGRGILDEYYTDSTIVETVHNLIKGDFKGNNEIRVLEPSIGTGNFVYAAKGLAAKSEIIGFEINETTAKIAKIFHPEMDINLRSFETEFISDTGLKIDPQEFKNRYDLIIGNPPYGDHRGYYKGLGEEPSLSKYEDYFVKRSLDVLKDGGTLAMVLPSGWLNRQKKLNGADITNAFRLPSGTFAGTKIGTDIIILKKNTSKKAQDISGYFEHHQDKVLGEIKERTNQFGRMETYVSGTLDNAFSQIEKILSQNSTERIGNLFEDYFTNNDTIQQVDDPSALLSIEETAQSAISDKREERKTLLTNAQNKIIEVLQTLNDIKFKSPSVNAEIRKYEKYNKSIDTLSPDQLDKLFKNAEKILQRSTVKNEEYKIQSKPDIKPGILKYQFKKEDSIVAASMQNSSDLSQELLNAFKDTHYDGTLNNHAQHYAFANYIDGRWVHDFYYAEGNIYKKLEQLEKDFSKKNANGGTKDQYEKQKALLESVLPKAKSLEQISMSPNHEFVHQFHLGTVERLQWNGTSRQSEPMIVKYNLAEKFKDFIRDLPSEAFGGSSSWEVREFVDNESVTGSDKERNALIRERRKEAANDLFGKFIREELSEELKERFVKDFNKNYNNIHVPDYSKFPLFSNIYQNFKGKELRLTEVQKGGIGRMTTKGVGLLAHEVGFGKTLSGILAMHEAMERGNAFRPLIVVPNNSILKQWVDTIAETIPHAKVNILGNLGRDYDLSKFDNKDGEITLVTYEGFNNIGFSNEITERLASRFNYISASELKGITNSERDFQKELEKDKEMQGKMKRGKIYDWQDFGFDHLTFDEAHNANHIVGKVRIEDRRFASDFRSQNQQTSKLGINTWMAAQYIQEQNNGRNVSLLSATPFTNKPLEYYSILSLIANDRLMESGYFNVNTFFETFMEADNDMEIDAKGDVKFKTNVRRFKNNSLFQQLLSEFIDIKGEEDNPELVRPNKFNKEYKIEQNDLTQEQYDLLTESFNDREKGAILTHILNARKIAISPYLSPYYDDENPTVKEFVENSPKLNETMNLIRQNKKDIPESGQIIYSELAVEEFPKLKEYLVQEVGYKPEEVGIITGATSKANRLKIQDDFNSGKIKIVIGSEAIQEGMNLQDNTSDMYLLTLPYNFTSLRQVEGRFWRQGNRHENIRANFMLTNDSIDVFMLQKLQAKQARYLEAMRKGADVIDVSDINAQELKTAIITNPETRANIEIEILQKKIENEKNKFLADSAFVLRKYDEYTKENEKVTHAELTYNRIEGYANEGDEKADYWIGQLPHYLRMIELAKADVEKVAQKLIENGVNVTEIEKQTEISKAKIEKLELQIENLPRLREELVSQYRLEKEESLRIAENRDYIKERERENSELFKNKYSNRDICDKEENIVEGESKGYLLRKR encoded by the coding sequence ATGCCAGATTTTCCAAGGGAAGAATCAAAAACTTTTGCAGAACACAATGTTCATGCAAAATTGATCAGTCAATTAAGCCCACATCAGTATAAGTTTACAGAATATTTTGAAGAACAAGGGATTTCAATAAGTCTCATTCATCAGAATACATCTCAGGTTTATTATCAGTATGAAGGGAAAAAATATTTAGGTGTCGCAATGTCAACTCATTCCGGCGGATTTGAAATTCTATATCCGGATAATCACGGCTTAATTGGTAAACCTGGTATATCTGAGATTAAAGGAGTCAAAAATGAGATGGTAGTTTTTGAAAATGCTTTGGATACTCTATCGTTTCTGCGTCTTCTAGAGATGGAAAACCGTAAGAACACAAGAACATTGGTTACACTGAATTCAGCAGCGAATATAGATATACTATTCGAAGAATACAAACATTTTGATGGGAAAGTGATGTTGTGCATGAGTAGTAGTTCCCAGGGAAATGATGCAACCCAAAGAATTTTAAATCTTTTTAAAGGCAGTAATGTCCGTGATGTCCGTCCATTGTACAGTATTTCAGAAACTGGAAACAGGACGCTTAATCATTATTTGAGAAACAAGGTCAACAATGAACAGAAAATCAGTAATTTTGATACATTAAACATTTCAAAAGATGAAAATACCACCATTAAATCCGCAGGAGTTTCCCAATCTCAGCAAGTGGAGTCCGGAATATCTAGACAAAGTGTTGGAGAATCTTTCGAGAAAAGCCAACCCGTCCAAAACCGAAATAACACTTCAGGACAAGCAGTGGTCGACAACAATGCTGGAAATGGACTTGCAGGCGCAGAATGGAGAGATTTGGGAGGAGAGCAAGGAGGAAGATCTGCAACTGGCCCACAACAAAATGATGTTCGAGAAAATGAAGAAGAACAACATTCCCTGGGCAGAGTATTAGGTTCAACGACAGGTATAAAGGACTTAGATGCTCTTATCTTGCAGTATAAGGAGCAAAAAATTACTAATGAACAGGTTGCGGAAGTAGTTTCCGCAGCCTGCTTTGTTTCTGATGATAGGAAAATCCTGCTCAAAGAAAACCTTATTATCACAGATGATTTGAAGGATATCTGCAACCAGTTTAAATCCGGAGGAACAGATAAAAAGGGTCGGGGGATTTTAGATGAATATTATACCGATTCCACAATTGTTGAAACTGTTCATAATCTCATAAAAGGCGATTTTAAAGGAAATAATGAGATCAGGGTTTTAGAACCAAGTATCGGAACAGGAAACTTTGTTTATGCGGCTAAAGGTCTTGCTGCAAAAAGCGAAATTATCGGGTTTGAAATCAATGAAACCACAGCAAAAATTGCTAAAATTTTTCATCCTGAAATGGACATTAACTTACGGTCATTTGAAACCGAATTTATTAGCGACACAGGCTTAAAAATAGATCCGCAGGAATTTAAAAACAGGTACGACCTTATTATAGGCAATCCGCCTTATGGTGACCATAGAGGCTATTACAAGGGGTTAGGAGAAGAGCCCTCTTTATCTAAATATGAAGATTATTTCGTTAAGCGCAGTCTTGATGTCCTCAAGGACGGTGGAACTTTGGCGATGGTGCTCCCTTCCGGTTGGCTAAACAGGCAGAAAAAATTAAACGGAGCCGATATAACAAATGCATTCAGGCTGCCTTCCGGCACCTTTGCCGGAACTAAGATCGGAACCGATATCATCATCCTAAAGAAAAATACTTCCAAAAAAGCTCAGGATATTTCTGGCTATTTTGAACATCACCAGGATAAGGTTTTGGGAGAAATTAAAGAGCGAACCAATCAGTTTGGAAGAATGGAAACATATGTTTCCGGAACCCTTGATAACGCATTTTCGCAAATTGAAAAAATCTTATCTCAAAACAGTACTGAAAGGATAGGAAATCTTTTTGAAGATTATTTCACTAATAACGACACGATTCAGCAAGTTGATGATCCTTCAGCATTACTAAGTATAGAAGAGACGGCACAATCTGCTATTTCTGATAAACGGGAGGAAAGGAAAACATTGCTTACCAACGCTCAAAATAAAATCATTGAAGTTCTTCAAACATTGAATGATATTAAATTCAAATCTCCATCAGTCAATGCTGAAATACGAAAATATGAAAAGTACAATAAATCAATAGATACTCTTTCACCTGATCAACTTGATAAGCTTTTCAAGAATGCAGAGAAAATACTGCAAAGGAGTACTGTAAAAAATGAAGAATACAAGATTCAGTCTAAACCAGATATAAAACCGGGTATTCTCAAATACCAATTCAAAAAAGAGGACAGCATTGTTGCTGCATCTATGCAGAACAGTTCTGATCTATCACAGGAACTTCTTAACGCTTTTAAAGATACCCATTATGACGGAACGTTAAATAATCATGCTCAACATTATGCATTTGCGAATTACATTGATGGACGGTGGGTGCACGATTTTTATTATGCTGAAGGAAATATATATAAGAAATTAGAACAGCTTGAAAAGGATTTTTCCAAGAAAAATGCTAACGGAGGAACTAAGGACCAATATGAAAAGCAAAAGGCATTGTTGGAAAGCGTTCTCCCCAAAGCTAAATCTCTGGAACAGATCAGTATGAGCCCAAACCATGAGTTTGTCCATCAATTTCATCTGGGAACTGTTGAAAGATTACAATGGAATGGAACAAGTAGACAGTCCGAACCTATGATTGTTAAATATAACTTGGCTGAAAAATTCAAGGATTTTATAAGAGATCTTCCTTCTGAAGCTTTTGGCGGTTCATCATCATGGGAAGTCCGGGAATTTGTAGATAATGAATCCGTCACTGGAAGTGATAAAGAAAGAAATGCACTTATTAGGGAAAGAAGAAAGGAAGCTGCCAATGATTTATTTGGCAAATTTATCAGAGAGGAACTGTCTGAAGAATTAAAAGAACGTTTTGTTAAGGATTTCAATAAGAATTACAATAATATTCATGTGCCTGACTATTCTAAATTTCCTTTGTTTTCAAACATATATCAAAATTTTAAAGGAAAGGAATTACGGTTAACCGAGGTTCAGAAAGGTGGAATTGGCAGAATGACCACGAAGGGAGTCGGCTTGCTTGCTCATGAGGTGGGTTTCGGGAAAACTTTGTCAGGAATACTAGCTATGCACGAAGCAATGGAAAGAGGGAATGCTTTTAGGCCTTTGATTGTTGTTCCTAACAACAGTATTCTCAAACAATGGGTGGATACAATTGCTGAAACTATTCCACATGCGAAAGTAAATATCTTAGGAAACCTTGGTAGAGATTATGATTTGTCAAAATTTGATAATAAAGATGGCGAAATTACACTCGTTACTTACGAAGGTTTTAATAATATCGGTTTTTCAAATGAAATAACAGAGAGGCTGGCCTCACGCTTTAACTATATTTCGGCGAGCGAGCTCAAGGGAATAACGAACTCAGAAAGAGATTTCCAAAAAGAACTTGAAAAGGATAAGGAAATGCAGGGGAAAATGAAACGTGGGAAAATTTATGATTGGCAGGATTTCGGATTTGACCATCTTACCTTTGACGAAGCGCATAATGCCAATCATATTGTAGGTAAGGTAAGAATTGAAGACCGGCGTTTTGCTTCTGATTTCCGGAGCCAGAACCAGCAGACTTCCAAGCTTGGAATCAATACCTGGATGGCAGCACAATATATTCAGGAGCAAAATAACGGAAGAAATGTATCTCTTCTTTCTGCAACTCCTTTTACGAATAAACCTCTGGAATATTATTCCATTCTTTCACTCATTGCAAATGATCGTTTAATGGAGTCAGGCTATTTCAATGTAAACACTTTCTTCGAGACCTTTATGGAAGCTGATAATGATATGGAAATTGATGCTAAAGGTGATGTGAAATTTAAAACCAATGTCCGGCGGTTTAAAAATAATTCTCTTTTTCAACAGCTCCTTTCTGAATTTATTGACATCAAAGGGGAGGAAGATAATCCAGAGCTGGTACGTCCTAATAAATTTAATAAAGAATATAAAATTGAGCAGAATGACCTGACCCAGGAGCAATATGATTTGTTGACCGAAAGTTTTAATGATAGGGAAAAAGGAGCAATCCTTACTCACATTTTAAATGCAAGAAAAATTGCAATATCTCCATATCTCTCACCGTATTATGATGATGAAAACCCTACTGTAAAAGAGTTTGTGGAAAATTCTCCCAAATTAAATGAAACAATGAATCTAATCAGGCAAAATAAAAAAGACATTCCCGAATCTGGGCAGATTATTTATTCAGAGCTTGCGGTGGAAGAATTTCCAAAACTTAAAGAGTATCTAGTGCAGGAAGTAGGGTATAAGCCTGAAGAAGTAGGAATTATCACCGGAGCCACAAGTAAGGCTAACCGATTGAAGATCCAGGATGATTTCAATTCAGGAAAAATAAAAATTGTCATAGGAAGTGAAGCTATTCAGGAAGGTATGAATCTCCAGGATAATACCTCCGATATGTATTTACTGACTTTGCCCTATAATTTTACATCCTTAAGACAGGTAGAGGGACGATTTTGGAGGCAGGGAAACAGGCATGAAAATATCAGAGCAAACTTTATGCTTACCAATGACAGCATAGATGTTTTTATGCTTCAGAAACTGCAGGCCAAACAGGCAAGGTATCTTGAAGCAATGAGAAAAGGTGCAGATGTAATTGATGTTTCAGACATCAATGCACAGGAACTGAAAACTGCCATTATCACCAATCCTGAAACCAGAGCCAATATTGAAATTGAAATCCTGCAGAAAAAAATTGAAAACGAAAAAAATAAATTCCTTGCCGACAGTGCTTTTGTTTTGAGGAAATATGATGAATATACGAAAGAAAACGAAAAAGTCACCCATGCAGAACTTACTTATAATAGAATTGAAGGTTATGCTAATGAAGGTGACGAAAAAGCAGACTATTGGATAGGTCAGCTTCCGCACTATCTAAGGATGATAGAACTTGCTAAAGCAGATGTTGAAAAAGTTGCACAGAAACTCATTGAAAATGGGGTAAATGTTACAGAAATAGAAAAACAAACTGAAATCAGCAAAGCCAAAATCGAAAAACTGGAGTTACAAATAGAGAACCTGCCGCGGCTAAGAGAAGAGTTAGTGTCTCAATATCGGTTAGAAAAAGAAGAATCTCTGCGAATTGCAGAAAACCGCGATTACATAAAAGAAAGGGAAAGAGAGAATTCTGAATTGTTTAAAAATAAATACTCAAACAGGGATATATGTGATAAAGAAGAAAATATTGTTGAAGGAGAATCAAAAGGTTATTTATTGCGAAAACGGTAA